attcAACGTTTATGGTAGACTGTCTGCAAAAATGGTGCCAATGATTCTCTTCACTGTATCCTTGTCCTTGGAGAGTCCCCTCCCACACAGACTCAGTGCTTTGTGCTCTGGGCTTTGccctctcttgctgcctttgGAACCCTGAGGCTACCACGTAAAGAAACCTGAGCTAACTGGCACATGAGAGATCACACGCCATCCCATGAGCTCCCTACAAGCCAACTCGTCTGTCAACTACCAGGCAGGTGGGTGAGGCAGCCTAGATCCTCCAGCTACCAGCTGACCCACCAGGTAACCACAGAAGCGTGAAAGAACCCGGCAGAGCTCAGCTGGGCTGGCCCAGATAAgaagagccacccagacaacctaCCAACTCATGagctaagcaaaacagatattgttttaagccagtaagttttggggtgatttgttatgcaaCACAAACTAGTAACAATCCTCATAGCAATCCTTtaggcaggtactattattattcctatttcacaaatgagacaactgaggcaaagagaggttGACTTGCAAAGCCTATAAATAGCAGAGTCAAGATTCAACCCCAGATAATCTGGCTCCAAGTCCACACTATTATGtggagattttatttataaagatacATGTAATAGATACAAAGATACCTCTAACATATATAactaagtatatatacatatatacacatacgcaTATACATATCTCCTCTATACTATGCTGCTTCACCTAACAAGAGTAAAGGTGTTTTTTCATATCAGCTGACTCAGAAATTTATCATACAGATATACTCACACAAATGTAAAATCACATATGTATAAGATGATTCCCTGCAGCACTGTTGATAATAGCAAAAGACTGGTACAATCCTAGTACGTCCACATAAAGGTATCCCATATGCAGCCATAAAACGAACTGAACTGACAGATGTACAAACACTGATCTTGTGTACAAGGAAAAACAGCAAAGTGTACTTACACACTACTTTTACATTTGTATGtcaaaaaaaagggagaaagtatgaatatatataactGCTTGTATATGCACAGATTATGTCTAGAAAGACACAATAAGTGGGTTTAAAATCAATTACTTCTGGCTAAAGGGAACCAGCTGGCTGGGCAACAGAATATGAGGAATGATTTtcactgtaaatattttcatgtattttgaatttttatactgTATGAATGTAtcatccattaatttttttttttattttttgcttagagagaaaaagcacacacaTGGGGGAGagtgaatcttttttttgtttagcatttttttttaaagtttgtttatttagagagggagcacacgtacacacaagcaggagagtggcagagacacaggaagggagagagagaatcccaagcagcctccacgctgtcagctcagagcccaacccaggactcgaacccacaaactggaaggtcgtgacccaagctgaaaccaagagtcagatgctcaactgactgagccaccgaggcatcccaagcattttttttttttttgagagacagagagtgcgaggagtggggcagagagagagacagagagagagagaatgaatctcaagcatggtgcatgctcaacacagagctcaacgtgggggctcaatcccctgatcatgacctgagctgaaatcaagagtcagaggctcaaccgactgagccacccaggcaccccaatcacctattaattttaacttaaaatgatCTTATGAACATTAAGGGAGACCATAAATGCCTGGAACAGAGAAAGCAATAAATAGTATTGTTAcaataattatatacaatatttaaaaattataattacatatattataaatatgataatttaattattatagttatttttccaCAAATGACTTCTAACTCTAAGGCATATAATTGCTTAAAGTAGCCAATCctcagggtacctggctggctcggtcagtagagtatgcaactcttgatatccAGGTtgtatgagccccacattggatgtaaaaaattaaaaagaaaatctctaaaaaatatatataataaaaaaaagttgccaATCCTCTGAAACTCCCGGCTCTGTACAGGAAAGAACTCGTTTGGGATGCAAaagtaaagaaggaaatatttactAGCTATGAGAACAGGTGAAAGAAGAATCGAAAACGTGGCTTCCCTGGTGGTCATGACATAAGGTTCAAAGCACCGGGCAGAGTGGTAATGCCCCATTTCTGCCTCTCTTCAGAGAAGCCCAATTATTGGGCATCTTCTGTGCTCTGACTTTGTACGTTCTCTGtgcaccttttctttctttcagcatcAAATGAAAGCAATTACTTTCTATTCTAATAGTGTGTCTGCCCTCCCTCTGCAGTTACTCATCTACAAAAGTTGAAATGCTGCCACATGCATTTGCCAAACTGCTAAATTATCTGCTTCTCCAGAACCAGAAACGATCTGGGGCAGGAGCAGGCAGTCTGTAGCAAGCAAAGAGTAATGCCAAGAGccagggctttggagtcaggtaaACAGGTACAAATCCCAGCTCCAACACTTAGCTGAGTGGCCAAAGCAACATATCAACCTTTCAGAGCTTAGCCCATCTGCAAAACAGGTGACTACAGTTCCTATTTTACAGGACTCCTGTGAGCACATATACCACAGTACCAAGTACAGAGTAAATGCTCACTAAATGTTAGCTATATTTATTATCATTGGGGACATTCCAACTGAGGTCCAACCACCtgcctttctccatctctctcggcccctctctctctcacacacacacagacatcaaCGATCAGCAAGTTTAGGTGTATGCTAGAGGATTCCCAACTCACCCTCCACATCAGCAAGTTTAAATGACCGTACCTCCAAAATCCATCCAGTCTAACTATCTCCATCACCCCTGCACACAATGGTGGTCTCTCTTTACATGACCATTCCCATTCCATAATTCATTCTACACACAATAGCCGTGTAgatctttgaaaaagtaaaccaGATCATATCATTCtattcctctgcttaaaattctctaaaTAACATTCCTCTGCATTTAGGCTGAAATCCAAATTTCTTACCATGGCCAGCAAGTCCCTATAGAACTTGGCCTCTATCTCTCCAACCTCTCACTTCATCCCACTCGCTCCACCCCATGGACACTCCACTCCGCTTCAGCCCCAGTACTGTTTCTCACACAGGCCAAGTCTgttcctgcctcagagcctttgcatcTGATGTTCCTCGGTCTGGAACACTCTTGCCCCAAATTTTCACACAGGTAACTTCTTTTCATCATGTAATTCATACTTCAAATACCAACTGTCTAGAAATGTCTTCCCTGACCGTGGAAATGAAAatggcttccctccctccctgatttGCTCCCCATTTCattatcctgctttattttcttcctagcaCTCATCACTATCTAACATCACTTGTGTAtgggtttacttttttattatctAATTTCTCAACTAGAATGTAGCCTCCAAAAGAACAAGGATCTTTGGCCATCATCTCCCCACTACTACTCCTAGAGCTTAGAATGGTCCctgcacacagtaagtgcttaatacaTAGGCCTTATGATGGTGGCAGTGGTGTTTAAAATGCAAAGTGCAAGCTTCAGTCCAAGGGATTCTGATTTAATAGGTCCGAAGTACGGCTCAAGAATCTGAACTTCTAGCAAGCATCCATCTTTTTCATCCTAAAACAAGCAGGATACAAATCACTATTTTAAGACATTCTGGTCAATTCCTCCATTACCAAATCTCGCTTCTCCCTCTAACACTCCCTTGCTTAGGCCTACAGATCCCTTCCCAGCTGCTTTTCTTAATTAACCCAATGAcactaaggtaaaaaaaaaaaaaaaaaaaaaaaaaaaaaaaaaaaaaaaagaaggttgcTGACCCCTGAATTTGGAGTTCAAACAAATAACCCCGCCCGTTTCCATTTCTGCTGCTCCATCAACACCAGGAATGCCAAACTAGCTGCCCAGCCTGGCGGGAATCCTGTCGTCCCCAGAAACACCTGAGCAGGTCTGGACTAACTCCAAAAGGTAAGCCAGGTAAATTTCCATGTCAGCTCACTAATAGACTTTCCAGAGGCAGCTGGCGCCAATTCATACTTGCTCTACAAGCCCTCCaaatacacccccccccccatcaacatGTCCAGAAGACTTAACTCTGGCACCACCTGCAAAACGACGGCCAGAATTCCCTTTGAAGCAACCTAGCAGCTGAGAGGAAGAAATCTTTGAAAGGGCTACTCACTCAGGTGACCAAACAGGCACATACATGCCACTGTACAAGGCAACCCCTAACTCCAACGCAGAGAAACTCACAGGCTCTGGCGACAAACAGtcgtgttttgtttttcccatttattctCAGACTTGTCTCTTCAGAAAACATCCAACACCCTTTCCCTAACGCCTAAACCGTCACTGGGCTTGGCCTCAGGGTGTCTGGGAAAATGTCAAGGGTACCTACTTGGAGTTCCCTAAAGTTTCCTCTACTGCTACCCAGTCTGAGATCCCGCATTTGATTaaagcagcccccacccccaccccccaggttaAAATCCAAACGTCATACTGGGACTGGTAACTTAGAATCACCAACACTTATGCGTGCATTAGCTCCCCAAGAGGGTAAGATCaagctgcggggggggggggggggggcctgcgtGCGTGCTCTTCCTGGCTGACCGCAAGCAGCACCAATCTTCCAGGCTGTTCCTTCAAGGGGAATAAACCCTGTAGAGGGGAGTTTTTCCGCTAAGAGCCACGAGCGCAGgggcccctcacccctgcagtTCGGGGAGCAGCCGCTGCCCCGGACTCCCCCAAGCGCACGTGCTGAAAGTCCGCCTCGGGACTCCGCGGGTTCACGTCGCAGCAGCGCCTGGCTCGCTAGCACAGCCGAGGGAGCAACTCCAGTCCACGCGCCCTTGCGCCTTCCAAACGCCGAAGCGAGGGCCCTTCCGCAGACGAAGCGTGAGGCCCACCTCtccgaaacacacacacacccctccacccGCCACCCACCCAACTCGGAATGGGGCCCGCCCATCCCTGGGGCTTGCGCCTAGGGAGCCCAACGGACCGCCGGCGGCAAAGTTTACGAGGCTCTCGAACTGGGAGCGCGGCGCTAAGCAGCAGAACGCAGCGGCCAGACCAGCCGAGCGGGCGCCGGGGGCGCCGGGAAGGGACTCCCCTAAAAGCTGGAAGCGAAGGTGCTGGGAATAGCCTGCCCCGGCCTCGAGGAGGCGCAGGCGCTGACAGAGAGCCCCGACGTGTCCGCGCTGCCGCTGGGAGTGGTGGGCCCGGCGGGCGCCCTCCGGCTGCAAGTCGCCCCACGGctcccccggccccaccccccaGAGTCGTCCGCGgagtgccccccgcccccccccccccccggctgcgGCCGCGGCCCCGCGAGGCCCCGCCTCGACCCCCACCCTCAACCCTTCCCTCCAGCTACGCGGGCCCGGCTCCCCGCCGCCTCCCGTGGCCCGGAGCCGGGCGAGGGAGACGCGCTCTCACGTTCGCCGGTACACTGGCCGCCTGCCCCCTCGCGCCGCCGGGCGACGCACACTCACCCTCCGCATGGTGCCGGGACGGGCCGGGCTCGGCGGCGCGGGCTCGGGCTCTAGGCTGGCAGGGACGGCGGCGGCGCACAGGCGGCCGGGGAGAGCCGCGCTGTCCCCTCCCGCACACGCGTGCGCCGCGGCCGGCGAGCAGGCGACGGCCTCcacgggggcggggcgggggcgcgcgggcCTTGGGGTCCCCGGGCCCGCCCCCGGCGTGCGGAGTTCTGGGCCCTCCCAGCCCCGAGGCTCCTCGTTCCCCGTCTTGGCGTTCCCCACCTTCCCCGGCCCGCTtcgctcctctcctccccctcgaGTTCCCGCCCGACAAGGTTGGAGTTGAACGCAGGTGCCGACCCTGTGGGGAACCAAGTTCAAGGAGCCAGAGGAAATTGATGGCCTGCGGTGGGAGTTCTCACCCCCCTTAAAAGTACATCTCTTCTCCCCGTTGGATGGGAGGAGGCCCGCTGGTGTCCCATCCCTCTCTTTAGATTCTGTGATTGTCTTTTGGAAATCCTGAACATTCATAAACCTTTTTTGGAGGAGGGATGGGGTGAGAGTTAAGGGTGGGAAACAGCAGATCAACCCAGGGCCGGAGGAAGGACAGCTTCATGGAACAGAAATGGTCTAGTTTTGCTCAGGTAGAGGAGCCCAGCAGGGGTCTGCATCCCCGTTACTGCAGAACCCACAATTCTTCCTGACAAACCTCTGCGTGCAAAGCTTCCTCTTCACAAACGGATTCCCCAACTTCTCCAAACAACAGGGAAATCCCATCCCAAATGCTAATGCCTCTGAGAAAATGATGAGGCAGGATGTATTCCTCCTAATCAGGAAAACCGCTGAGCCAGGGGAATGCAGGACCCAAATCCTCAAGAACAAGAGTAGGATGGAATGATGTGAGAGTCTCCCTGGACTTCTGGACTTCTCCGGATTTGGCTTCGGCTGAACAAAGTAAATGCAATAGCACAAAATTCAAGGCAGACTGAATTCAATGTGAGGGGGGACAAAAACCCTTGTTTACCAAAGGATCCTTTGAACAGCATACAAGGACGCCTGCGTTTTCAAACCGGGCCGTGACGGGTGAACAGGCAGACAGCAATGGAAACGCCAAGGCTTGTGCTGGGTAAACACTTACGACGAATGCTTCAGCTTTTACATTGCTTGGCTGCCAAGTATCCTGGCAGATCACCACTTATCAGCGCTGTCAAAGGAATATGGTTATAATTGCCTAACATTGATAGAGTGTCAGCAGTGCTATCGAGACCAAATGTTAAACAGACTAAGTATCTTTATGATCTAATGAATAAAAAGTTTCTCTGGATTTCTCTTTGGTGCCTACCAGCATAGATAAAAGGAGGGGTAGCAGatatattaggggaaaaaatgaaggaaatgaatgaagCCTGTTAACCCCCTTTTGACTTTAACTTATCTGCATACAAtgggttttttcttctcttgatatGAATCTCTTCAGATTGGCCTTTGATGTTTTGCTTTTGGAGAAATAACAAGTTTTAGTAAGTATACTTAGTTACGATGCACCATGGGCTTGATCTATGTTATCACATTCAGTCCACACAACCCTATGAAGTAAGTACTGtgattttatggtttttcttttcttttaaaaaaaatttttttaacatttatttatttttgagagacagagagaggcagagtatgagcaggggaggggcagagggagagggagacacagaattcgaggcaggctgcaggctccgagctgtcagcacagagcccgttgaggggctgaactcacaaactatgagatcatgacctgagccgaagtcggaggctcaactgactgagccaccaggcgccccagattttatGGTTTCTCAGAGataccaaggctcagagagggtaggtaatttgccaaaggtcacacagcttgttaGTGGCACAGCTAGAATTTGAAATCAGGTCTAGCCACTTAACGCCCATACTTTACTGCCCTCCTGTGCTCTACCTCATAGAAAAGGTACAGCAGAGTAAAAACACGAGCTCTTGAAATAAACCAGTGGCTTCCCATCTCTGggccttagcttcctcatctgtaaaatgacagtTAGGTTAAATAGGTGGGAGGACCTATCCAGAATTAAAGTTTTCTAGTTGTAGAGTGTAACCATGtgaatattctatttttagtatTGTGGGAAATCCTAACCTGGAGGTACAATGTTAGTAACTTCACTGGTTTGTATAATTTCTTGCCACAGCCCCTGGTCTTACACTGCTTATGCTGCTTTCTGCGACActaccttttcctcctccttctaaTTAGTGTTCTTCCCTTTGTGAATCCACTAATCcaattaatgttaatttcttatttaactcGACTAACACCCCTAGTGTGAGGGGGGCAGTGTCCAGGAAGGAATTGTTGGGTTATCTTCGAGCGTTAGTTAGcctgaataatttttaaactccCTTCAGAAACCAAAACAATTGTTCAGCTGTACAAAATAAATGACAACACATCAGATGTTAAAAACAGTCATACTGCTCATCTACGGAAATCCCCGTGTTTCCAATGCTATTGTGAACTCACTTGAAGAACCAATTTCAAAGTGAAACTAGACTggaacagatttttgttttttgagggtgaggaggagggtcTCTATCTCCTCCTATGTTTAAAGGATCTTCAATGATAAGAATTATGTCTCCAGTTATTATCACAGCTTGACTAGCCTTCTAAACTCTGACATTATTGTTTCCTTGAAAACCGCCAAATAATTGAGAacatagtacttttttttttactttttttttcatttttcttaattgtgtAACAACATCTTCACCGGTTACAAACATCTCCACCACTTACAAGAGGGCACAGATCAGCCCTCTTGATCTGTAGGGTGAATTCATAGGTCTCCGTCTAAAATACAGCAGGGAGTATACTAGGTCAACCTAACTTCTTTCATTAGTTATTAACATAAATAGGCATTCTGATATACCATTGAGTAAAAATGAACCAGTTTACAATTTTACATAAATagtaaaaaagcaatgaaaaagttGGTCGGCTTTTCGTAGATAAGAAATGTTACCAATTAACATAACTTCTCAGTCTGTCATCCTCCATTTGGTGACACGTTAGTAATGAAAcgctttttttctttgccatgttCTTAAGTTAGAACCCTTGAGAAGTCATCTATCAAATACTTACTACAGGGGACATAATTAATGGTTGAATCAATTAGTATTTTCCCGCAATcgattgaaaataatttcaagggAACGTAACGATCACATCTACATGTATTGAGCACATTATATGTCCCAAGGACTGTGACAAGCCATTTTACATGTATCAGTCTGTTTCATCTTCACAAAACCCTACTAGATAGTTGTTATTATCTCCATGTGATAGATTAGGAAACTAAGATTGATTGAAATTAAACACTTTCCAAAGGTTACATGGCTAATAAGTGATGTAGATCTAACCCAAAtccatctgactccagagcctatgAGATTGACCAATCATAGGTGGATGTTCATGTATCACCAACTCCTCTCTCTAGAACTTCTTCAAAGCAGTGATCCAGGAATTTTATATCCAATAAAACTGAATTTCCATTGTTTATGCTAGAATAGAATGGAATTAGGTGACAAAGgattcttaaagaaaatgaatccttagctttaaaaaatgtacaaaatttgaGTTAGAAGAATGAAGACTACTCTTGATAGGAGACAGCCACATGACCCACAGCACAGAAGTCATGACAGTAAAAAGACTAGATCTCCTAGAGAATCCTGGGGCACATGACTAGGGAAGCAAGCCTAGTGGCCAGTTAATGAGGGGCTGGGGATATCCATCAGGGTACCATTATACATATTCCCTTCAaattttttattgcattattacagtcactcaaaaatattcatgtattttgctatAGAAGGTCTGCATGGTTGCTATGCCATTTCTCCTCCTCATGCCCTTGTCAAGGTCTATTGGAATTCCCTGAGCACTCCATTGATCcattgggggggaggggcctgAAGGCAGGGGTGGAGTGGGAAGAGCTTACCTGGAGCTGTGTGTAGTCTTTGTCAGAGGAATCTGATACTGCTCTTCCCTCTGAGGTTTTGTGCCAGAGTTTATCCCCTAACAGATACTTAGAAAGACAAAATTCACCCACACTCCCACCCCTAATACTATTTCCACATTCCTTCCTACTCTTTGTCCAAATGCCTATCTATTTACATGGCTATCTTTCCAGCTAGACCTGACTTCCTTTAAAGAAGGGATtgtcttaataatttttatatctctAGGGCCTGTCACAaaataggtgctcaatacatgtttaataaatgaatgaggggcgcctgggtggctcagccggttaagcgtccgacttcagctcaggtcatgatctcgcggtccgtgagtttgagccccgcctcgggctctgtgctgactgctcagagcctggagcctgtttcggattctgtgtctccctctctctctgcccctcccccattcacgctctgtctctctctgtctcaaaaataaacgtttaaaaaaaaaatttttttaaatgaatgaatgatattaaAACCATATTGTAGTCTGCTATTTCCCCTCAACAaatagttttctatatttttatatggtCTTAATAATTACCTAATTATTATGCTTAATACGCATGTCACTGATATGTTATCATGTAACCATGTGaccatttgagttgtttctactctTTTGAAATTCCTTGTCAATCAGTAATTAGGGACATGACTTgatatgaagaaatatttgaaagaggATAATGTGAAGATGGTGAATCAAATGGTCCAGAGGTAGGGACACCAGTTAGGAGGATGACCTCAGTCACACAAAATGAAGCCGATGAGGTGGCCAAGGCCAGGACTAGGATGGTGGTTGTGGAAATGGGAAGGGAAAGACAGTTTCTATATTCACAATAAAAAGATGTAATCATGGATTTACCCCGTAATGGGGCTAAATGTATGCCAGATGGTGGAAGCTGTCCTGTGACGAAGAGCATTGTTTTAGCACCATGGACAGGCCCTGGGTTGTCAGGGAGGGGCTCTGGGTGGTATGGGGCCATAATTGCTGTCAGAGCAAcagtaataaattaataaatataaataaccaaaaaacatttattcagcatGTGCTCAATGACAACTTCACATGcacttatttaattctcataaggaaacaggcacagaaatGTTACATAATGGCCCTCAAAGTCATACAAAGTCATACAGTGGCAGAGGTAATTTCTGAACTCCAGATAGTTGGGCTTCAGAACCCATTACATCATACTCTAAAAGGAAGCTATAATCAAGTGTGGAAAATGTTATAAGAGAAAAGCACAAAAGAGGGGTTTCTGAAGTACTTGGAGGACAAAGAAGGGAAGTGTATTCTGGAGAAGCTTCTCAGAGAAGAGAACACTGCAACtaagttttgaaggatgaatgggATTTAACTAGAGAAGAGGGCCAATAAGGACACGTGGAGCCCTGTGTTGTCAAGGGTTCTGAGGCCAGATGTAGGCTCAGCAAAAAGCTTCCTGTGATCAATTAGCAAATGAGGTGGAGAATGGTGGGAGACCTAAGACTAGGGAGGTAGGTGAGCCAAACAATGAAGGATCTCATATGCAAATTAAGAAGTTTAGACATCTCCCCTAAAAGCTGTGAGAAACCACTGAAGTGAAGAGATTTAAGCAATATGTGGCAGGataaaatctgcattttagaaaaatcatctTAAGATTTTAGGGTAAAGATAGCAGAATAAAGCATGATCACAGATTCCCCTTTTCCTAATACTTAATGTCATGAACAAAGGCTAGCTTGGAGAGAGGGCAAGGGGGTAAGGGGGCCAAGGAGACTTTATCCACACTATATAACAGTGGAGCTACCCCTcttaaacaaaaatgagaagaaagaaattacatGGTGATCATGTAATTGTGGTATAGTCAAAAGAGGGAAGGatagggaggaaggaagataaTGGGTGAACAATGAAGAAACCAGTCTGGAAGACAACATAACCTGAAGATACAGGAGATCCCCAGGGGGTGCCTTGCCCTATAAAGACCTCAATAAGAACATGAACCTGAGAAAATAAGACCTCAAAATTGAGCTGATAaaatggcagagggagagtgaaaagGAGATTTCAGAACTAAGGAAATGAATCAAGAACTGAAACAAAACCATTATATATCTAATACATAAATTAGATATGCCAAATAGCAGGAAAGACATGATTGAAAATTGAATTAATGGCATGGATAAAAGGCTTGAGATAATTATGGCAAATACAAAGGGAAAACGCAGAGGGACTAAAGCAATTAGGGGGAAGATAATAAGAGAACCAAGAGATAATCAAACATAAAGATAACTGGTGTCTAATTGGTGTAGAGAATCCAATAAATGCAACAAAATATGCTTTCAGAAACACAACACAGGAACGTTTTTCCTTTAATGAAGGACAAACTAAATCTGCAAAGGAAAATTTTTACTGTATGCCAGGGAAAAACAACTTTGACTAAACATCAAGATATGCCTTAGTTAAGTTCCtagttttcaaaggaaaataattatttaaacatcTGAGCAGAAAAGGCAAATTATCCACGAAGCTGAATACAAACATTTCCAAACAACCTCAATGCCAGAAGACAATGAGGCAATGTCTACAGAGTTTGGAGAGAAGAAAGTATG
The genomic region above belongs to Prionailurus bengalensis isolate Pbe53 chromosome B4, Fcat_Pben_1.1_paternal_pri, whole genome shotgun sequence and contains:
- the LOC122473673 gene encoding collagen alpha-1(I) chain-like yields the protein MGPAHPWGLRLGSPTDRRRQSLRGSRTGSAALSSRTQRPDQPSGRRGRREGTPLKAGSEGAGNSLPRPRGGAGADREPRRVRAAAGSGGPGGRPPAASRPTAPPAPPPRVVRGVPPAPPPPRLRPRPREAPPRPPPSTLPSSYAGPAPRRLPWPGAGRGRRALTFAGTLAACPLAPPGDAHSPSAWCRDGPGSAARARALGWQGRRRRTGGRGEPRCPLPHTRAPRPASRRRPPRGRGGGARALGSPGPPPACGVLGPPSPEAPRSPSWRSPPSPARFAPLLPLEFPPDKVGVERRCRPCGEPSSRSQRKLMACGGSSHPP